From Thalassovita sp.:
CGGTGATCCCCACGACCGACGGTGCCACAAGAATGATCAGCAGCGGCGGAACCGTCAACATCATTGTCGCCAATGTCATCTTGGTGGGCAGTTTGTTGGCCTTTTCTTCGGCCCGCATCACCCGCTTGTCCCGCATTTCACCGGCATAGACCCGCAGCGCTTCGGCGATCGAGGTGCCGAAGCTTTGCGATTGCACCAGCACGGTCACAAAGCTCGAGACATCCTGAACCCCACAACGTTCGGCCATTTCATTCAGAACATTGCCTTTGTCTTTGCCGGCTTTGATCTGCTGGCTGACAATTTCAAACTCATCCGCCAGAGCCGGGTAGGAGGATCTGATTTCCCGGCTCACCCGAATGATTGACTGGTCCATGGATTGACCGGCTTCGACGCAGACCAGCATCATGTCCAGACTGTCCGGGAAGCCTTGGGTGATCTCCTCCTGGCGTTCCTGCTGGCGTTTGGTGATCCAGTATTTCGGTGCCATATAACCCATGATGCCGGGGCCAAGGATCCACATGATCATCTCAGTCGGTGTCGAGTTCGGGCCGGATTTCGCAACAAGGTAATAGAGCATGCCCAGAACCAGCAGACCAAGCCCCAGCGCAAACTGGGCAAAGTGGAAGATCATCACCGCCTCTTTGGTGCGATAACCCGCCTGCATCATTTTCTGCCGCATGGCTGTGAATTCTTCGGCATCCTGTGGCTCCAGGAAAGAGGAATATTTCTCCAGCTTTTTGGAACTGCCACTTTGCGGTCGCAGGTCAACGCCGGCCGCAGTGGCCGCTTGCGGCCGGGCGGCCTCTTTCAGCTTGTCCAGGGGATCAGGCTTGGTGTTGATCAGGAAGGGCAGGGTGCCCAGCACCAACGCCACCCCAAGGAAGCCGACCAGAAACAGCGGTCCCAGACCACCACCAAACATCGTTGTGAGCACGGACATTTCTCAGCTCTCCTCAGACTTTGATGTTCACTAGCATCCGCATGACGAACATATTCGCCACAAGGAAGACACCCACCGCCACACAGGCCGGGATGAACATCGGGTGATCCATGACTTCATCGTAATAATGCGGGTCCATCAGGTTGATGCCGACCAGCGCCAGCAAGGGAAAGCCCGACAGGAACTTGCCCGACCACTGTGCTTCGGCGGTGATGGCTTTCACCCGGCGGAACAGGCGGAACCGGGCGCGGATCACTTTGGCCAGACCATCAAGGATCTCAGCCAGGTTACCACCGGATTGCTGCTGGATGGTGACGGCCACGGCCAGGAACCGCAGATCCTGCATGTCCAGACGGTCCGCCATTTCCTGCAGCGCCTCACCGACGTCGCGGCCATATTGTGCCTCATCGGCGATCATGCCGAATTCGCTGGCCAG
This genomic window contains:
- a CDS encoding type II secretion system F family protein, with protein sequence MSVLTTMFGGGLGPLFLVGFLGVALVLGTLPFLINTKPDPLDKLKEAARPQAATAAGVDLRPQSGSSKKLEKYSSFLEPQDAEEFTAMRQKMMQAGYRTKEAVMIFHFAQFALGLGLLVLGMLYYLVAKSGPNSTPTEMIMWILGPGIMGYMAPKYWITKRQQERQEEITQGFPDSLDMMLVCVEAGQSMDQSIIRVSREIRSSYPALADEFEIVSQQIKAGKDKGNVLNEMAERCGVQDVSSFVTVLVQSQSFGTSIAEALRVYAGEMRDKRVMRAEEKANKLPTKMTLATMMLTVPPLLIILVAPSVVGITALGQ